A stretch of DNA from Temnothorax longispinosus isolate EJ_2023e chromosome 2, Tlon_JGU_v1, whole genome shotgun sequence:
AAAAGAcacataattttgatatatttaataaggttttgattatatttaggtaaaagagaaataaaaaagtaagaattattattacattttatttgattaataatatttaataatacaataacttattttaattattgcaaattatgAAACATAGCAACAAAAAGATGAAGTTGAatgttatacaatttataagaattattaaaaatattatatacatacataaagaatattttaataataatgaagtgttttatacatatattaaaggTCATTCTTTACTATTTACTGCTTATTTACGAAAAGACCTTTGAGCCAATAAAGCATAGATTTTACTAGTTCTGTTCCTTTATTTGCAACGTCATTTGTATTTCGTTGATATCTGGCCGTCTTtccaatattttctttaaaatttttaatttctgaaacgttatatttattgtcGGTCAATTCCGTTGCTTCATGCTCcctattttcctttttacggAAAACCTTATTAGTATTTCCTAAAACAAAgttatttctgttattttctcatatctttttatcttaaaattattattgcgagTTATATATGGTAATTACCTTCTGCAATGTCCGATAATTTGTTCCATTTCATTTCTTCTTTGCTTATTTTTGACCTTccagaaatattaattcctTCAAGAACAGGATTGGTTTTTTCTCGATCTTCgaaatttatcttttgtacaagatttattttttgaacatCGTTTGCGGTTTCACGTAATTTTGAACCTTGACCTATTTCCGATCGATTCATTTCTGCATTTACCTTTTGTATTTCAAATTCTTCAGAATTCTTTCccaagttaaaaattttgttagtaATTGGAAGTATCGGGGAATTTATATTTGGAATATCCTTTTTTTCGCGAACATTTATCAAATCTTGAACTTTATCAATTGCGTCATTATTTTCACCCACTAAtctatttttctcattattagGATAATTATTGAGATTTGTTTTCTCTGACTGATCGTATTCAGATACTGTTCCTGATTTCATTAATAACTTatcataattttgcattttgtttTGCAATCCGACTTCGTTAAATagtattcttttttcattgaaatcgAGCAATAGATTGTATTTTTTTGCGAAATCAATGACGGGCATCGAAATGATTGCCAGATTATTGTCATTTTGATTCAATGGATGGTGTGCgtttatcttttcttcttcttttgatTTTTGCGTCTTCAAGGCGCTTCTCCTCGTTATCAATGTATTAAATGGTTGAACCGATTGACTATCtcttttaatgttatttacatacatatcttcttgatttttcttttccgtAGTCGTTAAAGTCATCGCATGCATATCTTCTTGttgatgattttttaatgatcGAACTACGTATCCTTGCAGCGGCACGCAGCAGGGACATTTTCTTGTCAGAATCTGCTcgcatatatttttggagatCGATAATGCATAAGAACcatcttctaatttttttatctccagCGGTAATTTCATGCCGTCACTGGTGTAATAAAGTTGCGATCTCTGAAGTTCCGAGATATCATCGGGAACAATTGACGAAGGAAATAGCTGAGGAGGATCGATATCATTTTTAGCAGCTGATTTGGAAGAagaaacaattatttctttcgcTTTTATGacattatcaatattatttattttgttgccAATTAGATTGTTGTTATCGTTATCGCTATCACCATTATCGTTGTTATTTACTCGTATGTCTGTAGTTTCACAAGTTAACGAGGGCGAACTGATTCTTGAGCTATCGTCACTCGAAAGCCCTGCTTTGAAGTACGTAGTTTTTGCATAAGTTCGTTGAATCTCCGTAGTAACTTCGtggattttaataatgttatcaTCGGTGAAATTCTGCTGTGAATTCTGTTGCGATTCTAAAACATTTCCTGTTGAAATAATGTTGGGTTTATAATCTCTATGTTCTACATTTGtggatgaaattaaattaccaGATGTAGTAGTTAATGGATATTCCATTTTTCCGTCATCTTTAATTTCTGCtgtattttctaaaatcaCACCGTCCGACACCTGTGCATAATTGGATGAAGTTTCTTGCATAAAGTTTTTGGATGCTGTCgtaatttcaacatttttatcatcaatACGATGATTTGTCCCATATTTTAAAGTCTCTGGCGAATAATACTTTGTTGGTGGCAAATTAAACTTAATtctttctaatattattaatggaTCAATCTCAGTTGAAGTGGTCGatgttttttcatttaatgCATGTTTTACTTCCTCTCCAATGTCCTTAGTACTTGcagtattttctaaaattatgcCATCTGATACTTGTGCGTAATTAGGTGAAGTttcttgtataaaatttttcattgttaCTGTATCTTTAACACTTTCTTCATCGATGTGATGGCTTTTTATGTATTGTTCAGCTTTTGTTGAATCTGGTTCAAGAGTCTCTAATATGCTAggattattttgtaaaatagctTTGTGATAAGTTATTTTAGGTTGCAGTGGTTCAACTAATTTCTTTTCTGGATTATCTTGCACATCTATCTTCTTTATTTGTccaaaatctttaatattttcatttattttagcAATGACTTTATTTgttgtttcttcttcttctccagataattgtaataaatgcgGAAATTCAGAAGTAGTTAATATATTTGCGTTGTTTTCTAATGTCTTAGCTTTCTGATAGTCTGTGATCTGCATTTTCTTATTGTCCATTTTATCTTCTTTGATGTCGAGATTCTGTTTGTTATTTAATGTTGAATTATCAACACTTTTtcctattttataattatttgttggaATTTCTTGTGAGAAAGTCATGTCCGTATCTTCTTCGTCACTAATAACTTCATTGCTTTTTTCTAATGcattaatatcttttgaattttttaacatctgGAGAACATCATTTAGTGCATGAATTATCGATTCCATTTTATCATCTCCATCGTTGGTTAAACTATTCTTCACGCTTTGCACAATCATATTCCGCACGATAGGCTGATCTGTTTGCGACGCGATTGCCGGAGAACTTAGAAGATATTTGATACTCTCCCGCAAGTTTTCCGGTGTTCCTTCCGACAACTTTTGATCTGAAATTGGTGCTAAAGTCACTAAATTGGTCTTCCATTGTCCGTCTTTGAATTGATGCTCTTCGAGTGTCATTGGTGGGAGCTTGTGATGAAAACCAGAGAGAGCATTCAATATGCTGTGTAAAGTGTTTTTGATCACACCATGTGACCAATCGTTTGTGAAATCTTTTTTGGGAATAGCTGTGACATAAGACAAaacttcttttactttttctacGATCGTATTCTCTATCTGCGGCATCGACAAGATATTCTTCAGATTCGGAACTTGCAGAATTTCTGGCAGTAAATTTTTACCTTGCGTTTGAAGAATGCTTTCATCAAAATCTTTTGTTCTAGTTAAGCGAGCATCCAATGCAAAATCATTTATGACCTTCCTGATGGAATTTAAAAGCAACGTATTATCACAAAATGGTAATCTGCTCGTTGAAGAATCGATGG
This window harbors:
- the LOC139808332 gene encoding uncharacterized protein, whose translation is MPLSQTRNEHEKPKETIQKTKRCGTQHRKNRFLLLSTKEDSNKRRSTDKNINVGISKQNSDDHIIKNAKYSQKKSPASKRMIAETLEDEMILRALKDNLNAEDVIINLKSQEKTKKCNTEKYICHCKEENCFSSSSKKSSSGMLDSSRIDKPEKTNYRKLIKYENAKPDILQQKSPILYHESLHELPLPNLIDHFSIPYQERLNIPPVPVLYRIIPNVSPHMVENERKYINVPFEDRSNYLVGSNQYQPIIREKPCICSLITERHQDESSMSVTSPSTNYVDASTITETTNNLESNNLIGETEEDQEHFPKLTTEASNVDSSANSETETNLQLNYYSTDVTEESNTISSFNLNKVTPKSQDFTEQTERNPDNNLSKLMTYSTDYVDINSTPSFVYDGTNDGKLINMEECIQLFGRDVCVLSATSLKMLAKQVQENNLNKYSTIRIPEYITQMSARKETTLNNIDYSDKIKTTDPYFTSESSTNEINKSNFNLNKYIESTSAKSNANVDEASLREFYQYPKSIEQISKPDVNYDKNKSFSTIKNIHTPMKKLTDPIADKIAKTERNKLLGKSKSHTTKLLLNPNDEEIASSTSGEKFLYSTPSYKSSSDEEVNNLKINQQNQITNTNSNSNTSPKEETTVISYDSKTGYNSKEQNRNYLKESNTDSEKKIPQEHFKEKTTTSSNSITGYNFEKETKKEIIGIEASVHPGEISQEQSTTTQYFDDKKSSNLNHEENTTNNLEAPIDSSTSRLPFCDNTLLLNSIRKVINDFALDARLTRTKDFDESILQTQGKNLLPEILQVPNLKNILSMPQIENTIVEKVKEVLSYVTAIPKKDFTNDWSHGVIKNTLHSILNALSGFHHKLPPMTLEEHQFKDGQWKTNLVTLAPISDQKLSEGTPENLRESIKYLLSSPAIASQTDQPIVRNMIVQSVKNSLTNDGDDKMESIIHALNDVLQMLKNSKDINALEKSNEVISDEEDTDMTFSQEIPTNNYKIGKSVDNSTLNNKQNLDIKEDKMDNKKMQITDYQKAKTLENNANILTTSEFPHLLQLSGEEEETTNKVIAKINENIKDFGQIKKIDVQDNPEKKLVEPLQPKITYHKAILQNNPSILETLEPDSTKAEQYIKSHHIDEESVKDTVTMKNFIQETSPNYAQVSDGIILENTASTKDIGEEVKHALNEKTSTTSTEIDPLIILERIKFNLPPTKYYSPETLKYGTNHRIDDKNVEITTASKNFMQETSSNYAQVSDGVILENTAEIKDDGKMEYPLTTTSGNLISSTNVEHRDYKPNIISTGNVLESQQNSQQNFTDDNIIKIHEVTTEIQRTYAKTTYFKAGLSSDDSSRISSPSLTCETTDIRVNNNDNGDSDNDNNNLIGNKINNIDNVIKAKEIIVSSSKSAAKNDIDPPQLFPSSIVPDDISELQRSQLYYTSDGMKLPLEIKKLEDGSYALSISKNICEQILTRKCPCCVPLQGYVVRSLKNHQQEDMHAMTLTTTEKKNQEDMYVNNIKRDSQSVQPFNTLITRRSALKTQKSKEEEKINAHHPLNQNDNNLAIISMPVIDFAKKYNLLLDFNEKRILFNEVGLQNKMQNYDKLLMKSGTVSEYDQSEKTNLNNYPNNEKNRLVGENNDAIDKVQDLINVREKKDIPNINSPILPITNKIFNLGKNSEEFEIQKVNAEMNRSEIGQGSKLRETANDVQKINLVQKINFEDREKTNPVLEGINISGRSKISKEEMKWNKLSDIAEGNTNKVFRKKENREHEATELTDNKYNVSEIKNFKENIGKTARYQRNTNDVANKGTELVKSMLYWLKGLFVNKQ